In one Antennarius striatus isolate MH-2024 chromosome 1, ASM4005453v1, whole genome shotgun sequence genomic region, the following are encoded:
- the ano5b gene encoding anoctamin-5b isoform X2, producing MIGHENNGNGVSLSDRVTLPGHGETDQLQPNKDTVFFRDGVRRIDFVLSYLDDKDGEKKQERRREFENNLEKAGLELETDDKSESKDQKTYFLKIHAPWDVLATYADVLKIKVPFKESDIPHGQEVPLDWLSHPFRLPDHIMRPQPDYFTYPFDKTKTDFFLINDKDTFFPPSTRNRIVFYILARCPYYKEGRKDRDKTGIKRLLSNGTYTSAFPLHDCRYWKRARNAECESERYNLYNHWARFLCFYKVQPLNLIRKYYGEKIGIYFAWLGFYTEMLFFAAVMGVICFTYGVLSYDDNISSKEICDPNIGGSIVMCPLCDKKCPFWKLNSTCLSSWQSHLFDNEGTIFFAIFMGIWVTLFLEFWKRRQARLEYEWDLVDFEEAQQQLQIRPEFEIRCTNRRLNKITQEMEPYLPITSKCARFCLSATTVLFWISLIVACIIGVIAYRLAVYAAFASIIKNPMRKIQFVGRFITPQLATSVTASFINFVIIMILNFFYERVAIWITDMEIPKTHLEYENRLTMKMFLFQFVNYYSSCFYVAFFKGKFVGYPGDYTYMFGKWSKLRNEECDPGGCLIELTTQLVIVMAGKQMCGNIQEALLPLMRNWWSGRKARHHPENHYSRWEQDHVLQNFSQLGLFYEYLEMVIQFGFITLFVASFPLAPLLALFNNILEIRVDAWKFTTQFRRPVASKARNIGAWQEILNAVAILSVVTNAFIMAFTSDMIPRMVYLYANSNGLSMRGYVNNSLSIYNISQIPRKNMPEAPDYWFDNSTSTCRYRDYRYPPGHQREYTHTMQFWHILAAKLAFIIIMEHVVFVVKFFVAWLIPDVPSDVKARIKRERYLIQEYLHNYEVEKLKLQLSASFITEPTSEVSLTLDKHEVLSECL from the exons atgatCGGAC atgaaaacaatggaaatGGTGTTTCATTATCTGACAGGGTGACACTTCCTGGACATGGAGAG ACAGACCAGCTACAGCCAAACAAAGACACCGTCTTCTTCAGGGATGGAGTTCGAAGAATAGATTTTGTGTTGTCGTATTTGGACgacaaagatggagaaaaaaaacaa gagaggaggagggagtttGAGAACAACCTTGAGAAAGCAGGACTGGAGCTGGAGACAGATGACAAATCA GAATCCAAAGACCAAAAGACATACTTCCTGAAGATTCATGCTCCATGGGATGTCCTAGCCACCTATGCCGATGTCTTAAAAATCAAAGTTCCCTTCAAGGAGAGTGATATCCCCCACGGTCAGGAGGTCCCGCTGGACTGGCTCTCACATCCTTTTCGACTTCCGGACCACATCATGCGCCCACAACCTGACTACTTCACCTACCCCTTCGACAAGACCAAGACCGACTTCTTCCTCATTAACGACAAGGATACCTTCTTCCCACCTTCCACAAGAAACAGAATT GTGTTCTACATCCTGGCTCGTTGTCCTTACTACAAAGAGGGTCGGAAAGACAGAGACAAGACGGGAATCAAGCGACTACTCAGCAACGGGACATACACATCAGCTTTTCCTCTGCATGAC TGTCGATACTGGAAAAGGGCAAGAAATGCTGAATGTGAAAGTGAGCGCTACAACTTGTACAACCACTGGGCCAGATTTCTCTGCTTTTACAAAGTACAACCTCTTAACCTAATCAG GAAGTACTACGGGGAGAAGATTGGGATCTATTTTGCCTGGCTGGGCTTCTACACAGAGATGCTGTTCTTCGCTGCTGTTATGGGTGTTATATGTTTCACCTATGGAGTGCTCAGTTATGATGACAACATATCTAG CAAAGAAATATGCGACCCTAACATTGGAGGCAGCATCGTGATGTGTCCACTATGTGATAAAAAATGTCCCTTCTGGAAACTCAACTCAACGTGTCTCTCCTCTTGG CAATCCCATCTATTCGATAACGAGGGAACGATATTCTTTGCCATATTCATGGGGATTTGGG TAACTCTCTTTTTGGAGTTCTGGAAACGGCGTCAGGCCCGGCTGGAGTACGAGTGGGACTTGGTGGATTTTGAGGAggctcagcagcagcttcaaatTCGGCCTGAGTTTGAGATCAGATGTACCAACAGGAGACTCAATAAGATCACTCAG GAAATGGAGCCCTATCTCCCGATCACCAGCAAGTGTGCTCGCTTCTGCCTCTCAGCGACGACTGTTTTATTCTGG ATTTCTCTGATTGTGGCCTGCATCATAGGGGTCATAGCGTACAGGCTGGCCGTGTATGCTGCCTTTGCAAGTATCATTAAAAATCCCATGAGGAAGATCCAGTTCGTGGGCAGGTTCATCACCCCACAGCTCGCAACGTCCGTCACCGCCTCCTTTATCAACTTTGTCATCATTATGATCCTCAATTTCTTTTACGAGAGGGTGGCCATCTGGATCACCGATATGG AAATCCCCAAAACCCACCTTGAATACGAAAACCGGTTGACCATGAAGATGTTCCTGTTCCAGTTTGTCAACTACTACTCCTCCTGCTTCTATGTGGCCTTCTTCAAAGGCAAGTTTGTGGGTTACCCTGGCGATTACACGTATATGTTCGGCAAATGGAGCAAACTGAGGAATGAGGAG TGCGACCCCGGAGGCTGTCTGATCGAGCTGACCACGCAGCTAGTGATCGTCATGGCAGGAAAACAAATGTGCGGGAACATTCAGGAAGCCCTGCTGCC GTTGATGCGTAACTGGTGGAGCGGCAGGAAGGCCCGACATCATCCAGAGAACCATTACAGCCGCTGGGAGCAGGACCACGTCCTGCAGAACTTCAGCCAGCTGGGATTGTTCTACGAGTACCTGGAGATGG TCATCCAGTTCGGCTTCATCACTTTATTTGTGGCCTCTTTCCCTTTGGCTCCGCTCCTGGCTCTATTCAACAACATCCTGGAGATCAGAGTGGACGCCTGGAAATTCACCACCCAGTTCAGGCGACCTGTAGCCTCCAAAGCCAGAAACATCGGAGCATGGCAGGAGATCTTGAACGCGGTGGCCATCTTGTCTGTTGTTACCAAT GCGTTTATAATGGCGTTCACCTCCGACATGATCCCCCGTATGGTCTACCTGTACGCCAACAGCAACGGGCTCAGCATGAGGGGCTACGTCAACAACAGCCTGTCCATTTACAACATCTCACAGATTCCTCGGAAAAACATGCCCGAAGCGCCGGACTACTGGTTCGATAACTCGACTTCAACCTGCAG ATATCGGGACTACCGTTACCCTCCTGGCCACCAGAGGGAGTACACTCACACCATGCAGTTCTGGCACATCCTGGCTGCAAAACTGGCCTTCATTATAATCATGGAG CACGTGGTCTTCGTGGTGAAGTTCTTTGTGGCGTGGTTGATCCCCGACGTGCCATCGGACGTAAAAGCGAGGATCAAACGAGAACGCTACCTCATTCAGGAGTACCTGCACAACTACGAGGTGGAGAAACTCAAACTCCAGCTGAGCGCCAGCTTCATCACGGAGCCCACGTCAGAGGTGTCCTTGACGTTAGACAAGCATGAGGTGCTGTCGGAGTGCCTATAG
- the ano5b gene encoding anoctamin-5b isoform X1 — protein MRRITGKAKDETLIELQSATDSQAGDENNGNGVSLSDRVTLPGHGETDQLQPNKDTVFFRDGVRRIDFVLSYLDDKDGEKKQERRREFENNLEKAGLELETDDKSESKDQKTYFLKIHAPWDVLATYADVLKIKVPFKESDIPHGQEVPLDWLSHPFRLPDHIMRPQPDYFTYPFDKTKTDFFLINDKDTFFPPSTRNRIVFYILARCPYYKEGRKDRDKTGIKRLLSNGTYTSAFPLHDCRYWKRARNAECESERYNLYNHWARFLCFYKVQPLNLIRKYYGEKIGIYFAWLGFYTEMLFFAAVMGVICFTYGVLSYDDNISSKEICDPNIGGSIVMCPLCDKKCPFWKLNSTCLSSWQSHLFDNEGTIFFAIFMGIWVTLFLEFWKRRQARLEYEWDLVDFEEAQQQLQIRPEFEIRCTNRRLNKITQEMEPYLPITSKCARFCLSATTVLFWISLIVACIIGVIAYRLAVYAAFASIIKNPMRKIQFVGRFITPQLATSVTASFINFVIIMILNFFYERVAIWITDMEIPKTHLEYENRLTMKMFLFQFVNYYSSCFYVAFFKGKFVGYPGDYTYMFGKWSKLRNEECDPGGCLIELTTQLVIVMAGKQMCGNIQEALLPLMRNWWSGRKARHHPENHYSRWEQDHVLQNFSQLGLFYEYLEMVIQFGFITLFVASFPLAPLLALFNNILEIRVDAWKFTTQFRRPVASKARNIGAWQEILNAVAILSVVTNAFIMAFTSDMIPRMVYLYANSNGLSMRGYVNNSLSIYNISQIPRKNMPEAPDYWFDNSTSTCRYRDYRYPPGHQREYTHTMQFWHILAAKLAFIIIMEHVVFVVKFFVAWLIPDVPSDVKARIKRERYLIQEYLHNYEVEKLKLQLSASFITEPTSEVSLTLDKHEVLSECL, from the exons ATGAGACGAATAACGGGGAAGGCGAAGGATGAAACTTTGATCGAGCTCCAGAGCGCGACGGATTCACAGGCTGGAG atgaaaacaatggaaatGGTGTTTCATTATCTGACAGGGTGACACTTCCTGGACATGGAGAG ACAGACCAGCTACAGCCAAACAAAGACACCGTCTTCTTCAGGGATGGAGTTCGAAGAATAGATTTTGTGTTGTCGTATTTGGACgacaaagatggagaaaaaaaacaa gagaggaggagggagtttGAGAACAACCTTGAGAAAGCAGGACTGGAGCTGGAGACAGATGACAAATCA GAATCCAAAGACCAAAAGACATACTTCCTGAAGATTCATGCTCCATGGGATGTCCTAGCCACCTATGCCGATGTCTTAAAAATCAAAGTTCCCTTCAAGGAGAGTGATATCCCCCACGGTCAGGAGGTCCCGCTGGACTGGCTCTCACATCCTTTTCGACTTCCGGACCACATCATGCGCCCACAACCTGACTACTTCACCTACCCCTTCGACAAGACCAAGACCGACTTCTTCCTCATTAACGACAAGGATACCTTCTTCCCACCTTCCACAAGAAACAGAATT GTGTTCTACATCCTGGCTCGTTGTCCTTACTACAAAGAGGGTCGGAAAGACAGAGACAAGACGGGAATCAAGCGACTACTCAGCAACGGGACATACACATCAGCTTTTCCTCTGCATGAC TGTCGATACTGGAAAAGGGCAAGAAATGCTGAATGTGAAAGTGAGCGCTACAACTTGTACAACCACTGGGCCAGATTTCTCTGCTTTTACAAAGTACAACCTCTTAACCTAATCAG GAAGTACTACGGGGAGAAGATTGGGATCTATTTTGCCTGGCTGGGCTTCTACACAGAGATGCTGTTCTTCGCTGCTGTTATGGGTGTTATATGTTTCACCTATGGAGTGCTCAGTTATGATGACAACATATCTAG CAAAGAAATATGCGACCCTAACATTGGAGGCAGCATCGTGATGTGTCCACTATGTGATAAAAAATGTCCCTTCTGGAAACTCAACTCAACGTGTCTCTCCTCTTGG CAATCCCATCTATTCGATAACGAGGGAACGATATTCTTTGCCATATTCATGGGGATTTGGG TAACTCTCTTTTTGGAGTTCTGGAAACGGCGTCAGGCCCGGCTGGAGTACGAGTGGGACTTGGTGGATTTTGAGGAggctcagcagcagcttcaaatTCGGCCTGAGTTTGAGATCAGATGTACCAACAGGAGACTCAATAAGATCACTCAG GAAATGGAGCCCTATCTCCCGATCACCAGCAAGTGTGCTCGCTTCTGCCTCTCAGCGACGACTGTTTTATTCTGG ATTTCTCTGATTGTGGCCTGCATCATAGGGGTCATAGCGTACAGGCTGGCCGTGTATGCTGCCTTTGCAAGTATCATTAAAAATCCCATGAGGAAGATCCAGTTCGTGGGCAGGTTCATCACCCCACAGCTCGCAACGTCCGTCACCGCCTCCTTTATCAACTTTGTCATCATTATGATCCTCAATTTCTTTTACGAGAGGGTGGCCATCTGGATCACCGATATGG AAATCCCCAAAACCCACCTTGAATACGAAAACCGGTTGACCATGAAGATGTTCCTGTTCCAGTTTGTCAACTACTACTCCTCCTGCTTCTATGTGGCCTTCTTCAAAGGCAAGTTTGTGGGTTACCCTGGCGATTACACGTATATGTTCGGCAAATGGAGCAAACTGAGGAATGAGGAG TGCGACCCCGGAGGCTGTCTGATCGAGCTGACCACGCAGCTAGTGATCGTCATGGCAGGAAAACAAATGTGCGGGAACATTCAGGAAGCCCTGCTGCC GTTGATGCGTAACTGGTGGAGCGGCAGGAAGGCCCGACATCATCCAGAGAACCATTACAGCCGCTGGGAGCAGGACCACGTCCTGCAGAACTTCAGCCAGCTGGGATTGTTCTACGAGTACCTGGAGATGG TCATCCAGTTCGGCTTCATCACTTTATTTGTGGCCTCTTTCCCTTTGGCTCCGCTCCTGGCTCTATTCAACAACATCCTGGAGATCAGAGTGGACGCCTGGAAATTCACCACCCAGTTCAGGCGACCTGTAGCCTCCAAAGCCAGAAACATCGGAGCATGGCAGGAGATCTTGAACGCGGTGGCCATCTTGTCTGTTGTTACCAAT GCGTTTATAATGGCGTTCACCTCCGACATGATCCCCCGTATGGTCTACCTGTACGCCAACAGCAACGGGCTCAGCATGAGGGGCTACGTCAACAACAGCCTGTCCATTTACAACATCTCACAGATTCCTCGGAAAAACATGCCCGAAGCGCCGGACTACTGGTTCGATAACTCGACTTCAACCTGCAG ATATCGGGACTACCGTTACCCTCCTGGCCACCAGAGGGAGTACACTCACACCATGCAGTTCTGGCACATCCTGGCTGCAAAACTGGCCTTCATTATAATCATGGAG CACGTGGTCTTCGTGGTGAAGTTCTTTGTGGCGTGGTTGATCCCCGACGTGCCATCGGACGTAAAAGCGAGGATCAAACGAGAACGCTACCTCATTCAGGAGTACCTGCACAACTACGAGGTGGAGAAACTCAAACTCCAGCTGAGCGCCAGCTTCATCACGGAGCCCACGTCAGAGGTGTCCTTGACGTTAGACAAGCATGAGGTGCTGTCGGAGTGCCTATAG